A part of Dasypus novemcinctus isolate mDasNov1 chromosome 5, mDasNov1.1.hap2, whole genome shotgun sequence genomic DNA contains:
- the MPLKIP gene encoding M-phase-specific PLK1-interacting protein: MHRQNFRPPTPPYPGPGVGGWGSGSTFRGTPGGGGPRPPSPRDGYGSPHHTPPYGPRARPYGSSHSPRHGGSFPGGRFGSPSPGGYPGSYSRSPAGSQQQFGYSPGQQQTHPQGSPRTSTPFGSGRGREKRMSNEVESYFKPSMLEDPWADLEPVSVVDISQQYNSAQTFTGKKGRYFC, from the exons ATGCACCGACAGAATTTTCGACCCCCTACCCCTCCTTACCCCGGCCCCGGTGTAGGAGGTTGGGGTAGCGGGAGCACCTTCCGGGGTACCCCGGGCGGGGGCGGACCGCGGCCGCCCTCCCCTCGGGACGGGTACGGGAGTCCGCATCACACGCCGCCGTACGGGCCCCGGGCTAGGCCCTACGGGAGCAGCCACTCTCCGCGCCACGGCGGCAGCTTCCCGGGGGGCCGGTTCGGGTCCCCGTCCCCTGGCGGCTACCCTGGCTCCTACTCCAGGTCCCCCGCGGGGTCCCAGCAGCAATTCGGCTACTCCCCAGGGCAGCAGCAGACCCACCCCCAG GGTTCTCCAAGGACATCTACACCATTTGGATCAGGGCGTggtagagaaaaaagaatgtcTAATGAGGTGGAAAGTTATTTCAAGCCTTCAATGCTTGAAGACCCTTGGGCTGACCTAGAACCAGTTTCTGTAGTGGATATAAGCCAACAGTACAACAGTGCTCAAACTTTCACAGGCAAAAAAGGAAGATATTTTTGTTAA